A genomic stretch from Seriola aureovittata isolate HTS-2021-v1 ecotype China chromosome 13, ASM2101889v1, whole genome shotgun sequence includes:
- the LOC130180625 gene encoding fibroblast growth factor receptor-like 1, whose amino-acid sequence MKLSLDTMGVLKIVLFIFEAVLLTDCARGPPRVSEKVAHRQTARLGSAIKLPCPVEGDPPPLIMWTKDGRNIHSGWIRFRILRMGLKIKEVEADDTGTYICKATNGFGSVNINYTLIVIDDSGSDKTGPGAADGAESELGNDGVSDKFVRPRFTQPAKMRKRVIARPVGSSVRLKCTASGNPRPDIVWLKDDRPLTEQEVGEGRQKKWTLSLKNLTPEHSGRYTCRVSNRAGEINATYKVEVIQRTNSKPILTGTHPVNTTVDYGGTTSFQCKVRSDVKPVIQWLKRVESNEESRYNSTIEVGDSRFVVLPTGEVWSRPDGSYLNKLLITRAKEEDAGMYICLGANTMGYSFRSAFLTVLPDTKPPITAMFSPTSSSLPWPVIIGIPAGIVFIFGTVLLWFCQSRKHCPPPSAPAAAAQVLQSSHRLPYRERDRGGVAPSSSTEKDCMSSMNYEEYLAQQQLLLSQGGPTLPPKIYPKIYTDIHTHTHSHVDGKVHQHQHIHFQC is encoded by the exons ATGAAGTTGTCTTTGGACACTATGGGCGTCCTGAAGATTGTGCTGTTCATCTTTGAGGCTGTTTTACTGACAGACTGTGCAAGAG GACCTCCACGGGTGTCAGAGAAGGTTGCTCACAGACAAACAGCCCGGCTTGGGAGTGCCATCAAGCTACCGTGTCCGGTGGAAGGAGACCCTCCACCCCTAATTATGTGGACCAAGGATGGGCGCAACATCCACAGCGGCTGGATCCGTTTCCGAATCCTGCGCATGGGCCTGAAGATCAAGGAGGTGGAGGCAGATGACACGGGCACCTACATCTGCAAAGCCACCAACGGCTTTGGTAGCGTTAACATCAACTACACCCTCATTGTCATCG ATGACTCGGGTTCTGATAAAACTGGACCGGGAGCAGCTGACGGAGCAGAGTCTGAGCTTGGCAACGATGGTGTGTCAGACAAATTTG TGCGTCCCCGCTTCACCCAGCCCGCTaagatgaggaagagggtgATAGCCCGTCCTGTTGGCAGTTCAGTGCGGCTCAAATGCACGGCCAGTGGAAACCCTCGACCGGACATCGTGTGGCTGAAGGACGACAGGCCGCTCACGGAGCAGGAAGTCGGCGAGGGCCGTCAGAAGAAGTGGACTCTGAGTCTGAAGAACCTGACGCCAGAGCACAGCGGCAGATACACCTGCAGAGTCTCCAATCGTGCAGGGGAAATCAACGCCACGTATAAAGTTGAGGTCATAC AGAGGACAAACTCTAAACCTATTTTGACGGGCACTCACCCAGTCAACACGACGGTGGACTACGGAGGCACCACGTCATTCCAGTGCAAAGTGAGGAGTGACGTTAAGCCGGTCATTCAGTGGCTCAAACGTGTGGAGTCTAACGAGGAAAGCCGCTACAACTCCACCATTGAGGTGGGGGACTCACGATTCGTGGTGCTGCCCACGGGAGAGGTGTGGTCGAGGCCTGACGGCTCCTACCTCAACAAGCTGCTCATTACCCGCGCCAAGGAGGAGGACGCTGGCATGTACATCTGCTTAGGCGCCAACACCATGGGCTACAGCTTCCGCAGTGCCTTCCTCACTGTGCTGCCAG ACACAAAGCCTCCCATCACGGCCATGTTCTCGCCAACTTCCAGCTCCCTGCCCTGGCCTGTCATCATTGGCATACCTGCTGGAATAGTGTTCATCTTTGGCACAGTGCTGCTGTGGTTCTGCcagagcagaaaacactgtCCTCCACCCAgtgctccagctgcagctgcacaggtACTGCAGAGCTCCCACAGGCTGCCGTATCGAGAGCGGGACAGGGGCGGTGTGGCCCCGTCCTCCAGCACAGAGAAAGACTGCATGAGCTCCATGAACTATGAGGAGTACCTcgcacagcagcagctcctcctcagccagGGAGGACCAACGCTCCCCCCAAAAATCTACCCCAAAATCTACACAGACATTCACACGCACACTCACTCTCATGTGGACGGGAAAGTACATCAGCatcaacacattcattttcagtgttag